ACCGACGTGGATGTGGTGGCGCTGGTGGTGGAGGCCGGGGTTTTCCGCGACGACGACCAGCGCGCCCTGGATTTGGCGCGCCAGGGCACGGCACCGGTCATCCTGGTGGTTAACAAGGTGGATCGGCTCAAGGACAAGGCGGCATTGCTGCCCTTCCTGGAAGCCATGGCCCAGCGGCACGACTTTGCCGAGATCGTGCCGCTGTCGGCGCGCCGGCCCGAGGACGTGCAGCGCCTGGAAGACCTGCTGGTCCGCTATCTGCCGATGGGCGAGCCCTTCTACGGCGAGGACGAGATCACCGACAAGTCCATGCGCTTCATGGCGGCGGAGCTCATCCGCGAGCAGGTCTTCCGCAGCTTTGGGCAGGAGGTGCCCTACGCCATGGCCGTCGCCATCGACGAGTTCAAGGAAGAGGGCCGCCTGACGCGCATCCATGCCACCATCTACGTGGAGCGGGAGGGGCAGAAGGCCATCCTGGTCGGCGCCGGCGGCGAGCGGCTCAAGCAGATCGGCCAGGCGGCCCGCCTGGAGCTGGAGAAGCTGTTGGACCGACGGGTGTTCCTGGGGCTTTGGGTCAAGGTCAAGAGCGGTTGGTCCACGGATGCCCGCGTGCTGCACAGTCTCGGCTATCATGACGGAGAGAGCTGATGACCGCGCCGGAGGCGGTACCCGCCTATGTGCTGCACCGCCATCCTTATCAGGAGAGCAGCCTGCTGGTGGAGTTGTTCACTGCCGAACACGGGCGCATCGGCGCCGTGGCGCGCGGCGCGCGGCGGCCGCGCAGCAGCTTGAGCCGTCTGCAGCCTTGGCAGAGATACCTGGTGAGCTGGCGGGGGCGCGGGGAGCTGGTGACCCTGACCCAGGCCGAGGAAAGCGGGCCCATCCTGGCCTTGTCCACCCTGCCGACCCTTTGCGGCTTCTACCTGAACGAACTGCTGCTGCGCCTGCTGGCCCGCTGGGATCCCCATCCGGCGCTTTTCACCGCCTACGAGACGGCCCTGGCCGATCTGGCCGCCGGCCGGGAGCCCGACTGGGTGCTGCGGCGCTTCGAGCTGGAGCTGCTGCAGGCCATCGGCTTCGGTCCCGATCTGACCCACTGCCGCAGCTGCGGCAAGACCCTCAATGACGCAGCGGGAAAATGGTACTATTTCCCGCAGGAAGGCCTGTATTGCGAGGAGCACGGCGCCGGCCGCTTCGGCGGCTTCGCCCTGAACGCGCCGACCCTCCTGCAGTTGCAGGGCGCGCCGGGGCTGCCCGACGCAGCCGAGCGGCGGATGGCCAAGCACTGGCTGCGCGGCGAGCTGGCCGCGCTCCTGGGCAGCCGGCCGCTGCAGAGCCAGGCCCTCTTGCGGGCCTACTGGCGCGGCCATCATGCCGCGGATGCTGCCGGCACGCGCAATCCCGACGGCGAACCGTCTTCCCTGGAGGCAGAGAACCCGGATGATTAAACTAGGCGTCAACATCGATCACATCGCCACCCTGCGCCAGGCGCGCGGCACCCGCTTCCCGGACCCGATCCAGGCCGCCTTCGAGGCGGAGCAGGGCGGCGCGGACAGCATCACCCTGCACCTGCGCGAGGACCGGCGCCACATCCAGGTGCGCGACGTGGAACTGCTGGCACAGACGGTGCAGACCCGCATCAATCTGGAAATGGCGGTCACCGAGGAAATGATCCAGACCGCCCTGCGCGTGCGTCCCGCCGACTGTTGCCTGGTGCCGGAGCGGCGCGAGGAACTGACTACCGAGGGCGGGCTGGACGTGGCCGGGCAGCTGCAGAAAGTCGGCAAGGCCTGCAAGCGCCTGAAGGAGGGCGGGGTGCGCGTGTCCCTGTTCGTGGACCCCGATCCCTTTCAGCTGGAGGCCGCCGCAGAGGCCGGCGCGCCGGTGGTGGAGATCCATACCGGCCGCTACGCCGATGCCGCCGACGCCCAGGCCCGCCAGGACGAGCTGGCGCTGATCGAAAGCGCCGTGGCCCTGGCCCAGTCGCTGGGCTTGCAGGTGAACGCCGGGCATGGCCTGAACTACCATAACGTGCAGGCGGTCGCCGCCATCCCCGGCATCGCCGAGCTGAACATCGGCCATGCCATCGTCTCGCGTGCGCTCTTCAGCGGCCTGCGCCAGGCGGTGCAGGAGATGAAGCGCCTGATGCGCGAGGCCGCCGCCCGTTGATCGTCGGCATCGGCACCGACCTGGTGGAAACCGCGCGCATGCAGGCTTTGCACGCGCGCTTCGGCAACCGGCTGGCGCAACGGCTGCTCGGCCCATTGGAACTGGCGGACTTCGTCGCGCACGCGCATCCAGCTTCCTTTCTGGCTCGCCGCTTTGCCGCCAAGGAGGCCGCCCTCAAGGCCCTGGGCACGGGCCTGCGCGACGGCATGCGCTGGCGGGACGTGCAGGTGACGCATACGAACCTGGGGCAGCCGCAGCTTCTGTGGGCGGGCCGCGCGCAGGCGCGGTTGCTGGCTTTCGGCGAGGGTATCAGGGCGCATTTGAGCATCTCCGACGAGCGGGGCCACGCCCTGGCCTTCGTAGTGCTGGAAATCGCCCCATGAGCGCCCCGGCGAACGGATCCGGCCGTCGATTTTCGTTGCAAGAAGGAACTGGAATGTCATCGTTTGCCGACAAGCTGCCGCCCCTGGCCAGCCTGGGCCGCGCCCGGGTGCTGGTGGCGGGCGACGTCATGCTCGACCGCTATTGGCACGGCGCCGTGGAGCGCATTTCCCCCGAGGCGCCGGTGCCCATCGTGCGCGTGCAACGGGAGGAGGAGCGGCCCGGCGGCGCCGCCAACGTGGCCATGAACATCGCCGCCCTGGGGGCGGGCGTGAACCTGCTGGCGCCGGTGGGGCTGGACGAGGCGGCCGGACGCCTGGAAGCGCTGCTGGCCGGGCAGGGCGTGTCTCACCAGTTGCTGCCCGATCGCGCCTGCCCGACCACGGTCAAGCTGCGCGTGATCAGCCAGCATCAGCAGTTGCTGCGCATGGATTTCGAAGACCAGCCGGCGCCGCATCACATCGACGGCCTGATGGAGGCGGTGCAGCAGGCCTGCGGCCAGGCGGACCTGCTGGTGCTGTCCGACTACGCCAAGGGCGCCCTGAGCGAGGCGCCGAGCCTGATCGCCCACGCCCGGCGACAGGGGTTGCGGGTGCTGGTGGACCCCAAGGGCCGGGACTTCGCCCGCTATCGCGGCGCTTATCTGCTGACGCCCAACCGCTTGGAATTCCAGACGGTGGTGGGCCCCTGGCGCGACGAGGCGGATTTCCTGGCCCGCGCCCTGGCCCTGATCGAGGATCTGCAGTTGCAGAGCCTGCTGGTGACCCTGGGCGAGGGGGGCATGACCCTGGTGCTGGCCAGCGGCGAGCACTTTCATCATCCGGCCCGGGCGCGCGAGGTCTTCGACGTGACCGGCGCCGGCGACACGGTGATCGCCACCCTGGCCGCCGCCCTGGCGGCGGGCTGGGCGCTGGACGACGCCGTCACCCTGGCCAACGAGGCGGCGGGGATCGTGGTCGGCAAGCTGGGCGCCGCCGCCGTCAGCCCGGCGGAGCTGGCGCAGGCGCTGGGACGGACGGAGTAGGCGCGGCGGCACGGCGCATCGGGAATCACAAGCAAGCGGGAAACGGCATGTATATCGTAACGGGTGGTGCAGGCTTCATCGGAGCCAATATCGTCAAGGGGCTGAACGCGCGCGGCGAGCGCGACATCCTGGTGGTGGACAATCTGAGCAGCGGAGACAAGTTCCGCAACCTGGTAGACTGCGAGATCGCCGACTACCTGGACAAGGAGCTCTTCCTGCAGACGCTGCAGCAGGGCAAGCTGCCCAAGGCCGCGGCCGTGTTCCACGAGGGCGCCTGCTCCGACACCATGGAGCCGGACGGCCGCTACATGATGCAGAACAATTACGAATACTCGAAGGCTTTGCTGGCCTGGTGCCAGGACCAGCGCGTGCCGCTGCTCTACGCCTCCAGCGCCTCCGTCTACGGCGCCGGCCGGGTCTTCGAGGAAAGGCGCGAGTTCGAAGCCCCCCTCAACGTCTACGGCTACAGCAAATTCCAGTTCGACCAGTTCGTGCGCCGCGTCCTGCCCGCGGCCAGCGCGCCCATCGTCGGCTTCCGCTACTTCAACGTCTATGGGCCGCGCGAGCAGCACAAGGGCCGCATGGCCTCGGTGGCCTTCCACTTCTTCAACCAGTACCGCGAGCACGGCTACGTGCGGCTGTTCGAGGGCAGCGACGGCTATGCCCACGGCGAGCAGCGCCGCGACTTCGTTTTCGTGGACGACGTGGTCGAGATCAACTTCCACTTCCTGGATCATCCCGGGCAGGGCATCTTCAATCTGGGCACCGGCCAGGCGCAGAGCTTCAACGAGGTGGCGGTGGCGGTCGTCAACGCCGTCGACGCCCTCCGGGATCCGCAGCACCGACCCCGCGACCTGCAGACCCTGCAGCGGGAGAACGTCATCCAGTACATCCCCATGCCCGCCGCCCTGCACGGCAAGTATCAGAGCTACACCGAGGCCAACATCGCCGCCCTGCGCCGGGCCGGCTATGGGGCCCCCCTGCAGCGGGTGGAGGAAGGCGTGGGCAACTACGTCCGCTGGCTGGCCGCGCGGCAGGAGGGCTGAGCATGCCGCGCAAGGTGCTGGTAACGGGCGCGGCCGGCTTCATCGGCTATCATTTGAGCCAGCGCCTGCTGGCCCGCGGCGACGCGGTGGTCGGCATCGACAACCTGAATGATTATTACGAGGTGGGCCTGAAGCAGGCGCGCCTGGCGCGGCTGGAGGGGCAGGCGGGCTTCCGTTTCCGGCGCCTGGATCTGGCCGACCGGGCCGCCGTGGCCGAACTCTTCGCCGAGGGCGGCTTCGACGTGGTGGTGAATCTGGCCGCGCAGGCCGGCGTGCGTTATTCCCTGGAGAACCCCGCCGCCTACATCGACAGCAACCTGGTGGGCTTCGGCAACGTGCTGGAGGGGTGCCGCCAGGGCGGCGTCAAGCACCTGGTTTATGCCTCCAGCAGCTCCGTCTATGGCGCCAACACCCGCATGCCCTTCAGCACCCATGACAACGTGGATCATCCCGTGTCCCTCTATGCCGCCAGCAAGAAGGCCAACGAGCTGATGGCGCACAGCTACAGCCACCTCTTCGGCCTGCCCTGCACCGGCCTGCGCTTCTTCACCGTCTACGGGCCCTGGGGCCGGCCGGACATGGCCTACTTCAGCTTCACCCGCAAGATCCTGGCCGGCGAGCCCATCCCGGTCTTCAACCACGGGCAGATGCAGCGGGACTTCACCTACATCGACGACATCGTCGAGGGGATCGTGCGGGTGATGGAGCACATCCCGTCGCCCGATCCGGTGTGGTCGGGCGACGCCCCCGACCCGGCGAGCAGCTACGCGCCCTACCGGGTGTACAACATCGGCAACAACCAGCCGGTGGCACTGCTGCATTTCATCGAGACCCTGGAGCAGGCTCTGGGCCGCAAGGCGCAGCTGGAGCTCCTGCCGTTCCAGCCCGGCGACGTGCAGGCGACCTACGCCGACATCAATGATCTGGAGCAGGCCGTCGGCTTCCGGCCGGCCACCCCCCTGGCCGACGGCCTGGCCCGCTTCGTCGCCTGGTACCGCGACTACTACCGCTGACAGCACGGCGGGAATTCGCCCAGGACCGACCATGCCCGCCAGCTCCCGCTCTCCCGCAGAACTCGCCCGTCAGACCCTCACGCGGCTGGCGGCGCTGCGCCTGCCCCCGACCCCGGCGCACTATGCGCGCATTTACGCCGAGGTGGCCGGCGAGCCGGCGCCGCCGGCCGGGCCGGAGCCGGCCGCCCTGCTCGGTGAGATGCTGCGCGACGCCGCCGCCCGCCATCCGGAGCTGGCGGGCGTGCTCCAGGAACTGGAGCAGTGGCGCAGCACGGCCAATTGGCAGCCGCTGCTGGAGCGGCTCCTGCAGGGGCTGGCCTTCAGCGCCGGACCGGCCGGCGTCTGGGGCGATCTGTGCAAGCGCCTGGTCCGGGAGTGGGAGCGGCGCCAGGCTGGGCTGACCTATCTGCAAAAGCAGGAGGCCTTGGATCGGCTGGTGAGCAGCCGGGGGGCAGATCCCCAGGGCTTTGCCCTGGCGCTCGCCACCCTGCTGCAGCAGTGGGCCGCCCTGCCGGAGCGCTCGCCGGCCGTGTTCCCGCCGACGCCGTCCGAGGTGTCCGAAGCGGCGGCTGGGCCGGGGGGGCGTTTGCGCCGCCTGCTGCCGTATGGACCGCAAGCGTCGCCCGCAGCGCAGGTGGAAGCTTTCCAGCAGTGGCGGGAAGTGCTGGTGCAGGCGCTGCGCTTCGGCGTCGTCCCGCGTCTGGGGTGCTGGCCGCACCTGCAGAGCGAGGCCGAACGCCTGCTCCGCGCCGCCGAGCGGGTGGATGACGGCGCCGCGCTGGCGGCCTTCGCCCGCGAACTCAAGCAATTCTGGATCCGGATCGAGCTGCAGGGCAACGTCGATGCCCAGCTGCAGGAGGGCCTCATCGCGCTCTTGCGCCTCTTCACCGAAAACATCACCGAGCTGCTCATCGAGGACCAGTGGCTGGCCGGGCAGATGGCCAGCATCCAGGGCCTGATCCAGCCCCCGCTGGATCTGTCGGCGCTCAAGCGGGTGGAGGAGCAGTTCAAGGAAGTCATCTACAAGCAGGGCTTCCTGAAGCAGTCCATCCTGGAGGCCCGCGAGGCCCTGAAGTCCATGGCCGGGCTGGTGATCGGCAGCATCGAGCAGGTGTCCCTGGCCACGGGCGAATACTATCAGCTGGTCCAGGCATGGGCGGCCGAGCTGGAGCGCACCGAGGACCTGAACGAGATCAACCGCATCCTGCGCGACATCCTTCAGCAAAGCAAGGGCATCGAGGAGCAGACCCGGCGCCTGCACACGGAGCTCCTGGCCGCGCGTCAGCAGGTGGAAAGCGCCGAGGGCCGTATCCGCAGCCTGGAGCAGGAGCTGGAGGAGGTCAGCCAGCTCATCCAGGAAGATCCCCTGACTGGCGTGCTCAACCGTCGCGGCATGGCATCGGCCTTCGCCCGCGAGTTCAGCCGGGCCCAGCGACTGCGCACGCCGCTGAGCGTGGCCCTGCTGGACATCGACCACTTCAAGAGCCTGAACGACAGTTACGGCCACGACTTGGGCGATCAGGTGCTCAAGCACTTGGTCAAGGTCTTCGGTGGCGCGCTGCGGCCTACCGACATCCTGGCGCGCTCGGGAGGCGAGGAGTTCGTGATCCTGCTGCCCGACACGGATCTGGATCGGGCTGAGCAGGTGCTGACCCGCCTGCAGCAGGTCCTGGCGCGTGCGCCGTTTCCGCACAACGGCAGCCCGTTGCCCATCACCTTCAGCGCCGGCATCGCCCGCTGGCACGCGCCGGAAAGTATGGAAAGCCTGCTGGAGCGGGCTGACCAGGCCATGTACCAAGCCAAGAAGGCCGGGCGCAATCGGGTAATGGCGGCCAACCAGGCCGGGCCCTTATCCGCTGGCAGCTCTTGAAATGGCCGTGCCCTGACCCCAACTAAGCAAGTGGAAAAGCAACATGATCCGTCAACCACTTGATGAACAGGAGGTTATCATGGCTAACATCACCCAGAGACCCGCAGGCCGGCAGGTGGCGCGTGGCATGGCCGATCCCTTCGATCAGATTTTCGAGAGCATGATGCCGGCCTTCTTCCGTCCGGTGCGCATGACCGAGCTCATGGGCGAAGGCGTGGGACGCGCGCCCAGCATCGACATCGTCGACCGCGACAACGAAATCGTGGTCAAGGCCGACATTCCCGGCATCAAGAAGGAGGATCTGGACATCCAGGTGCAGGGCAATCAGGTCTTCATCAGCGGTCAGGTGCAGGACGAAAGCGAGCAGGAGCAGGGCAATTACCTTTATCGCGAGCGCCGCTTCGGCAGCTTCTCCCGCAGCATCCAACTGCCCGAGGAAGTGGACAGCAACCAGGCCAAGGCCACCTGCCACGACGGCATCCTGGAGCTGGTGCTGCCCAAGGCGGAGTCGGCCAAGCGCAAGAAGATCGAGATCCAGTAAGCGCGCGCCCTCCCGCGGCAAAACCCGGCTTCGGCCGGGTTTTCTTTTATAGATAAAGGAGATAGCTCATGCCGACGGCGATGACGATGAACAGCACGGACATGATGCCGCCCGCGCGCATGAAGTCGGCGTTGCGATAGCCGCCCGGCCCCATGAGCAGGGCATTGACTTGGTGAGTGGGCAGGAAGAAGGAGTTGGAAGCGCAGATGCCCACCAGCAGCGCCAGCGCGCGCGGGTCGATGCCGGCCATCTGGCCCATGCTGATGACCAGCGGCACCAGCAGCACCGTCGCCGCCACGTTGGACATGAACAAGGAGAAGAGGGTGGCCAGCACGGCTACCGCCAGAAGGAGCAGCAGCACGTGGGCGCCGTGCAGCCAGCTCATCAGCTGGGTGGCCACATAGACGGCGGCCCCGGATTTTTCCATGGCCAGCCCGAGCGGAATCAGCCCGGCCAGCAGGAAGACCGTGCGCCAGTCCACCGCCTTGTAGGCCTCATCCATGGGCAGGACCCGCAACAGCACCATCGCCAGGGCGCCGCTCATGAGCGCCAGGGACAGCTGTACGCCCGCCAGCGCCAAGCCGATGGCGCCGGCGAAGCAGAGCAGGGCCAGGTTGGCCTTGGACTCGTCCATCAGCTCCGCCTGCACCGGGGTCACCGGCACGAAATTCTGCTCGTCAGCCAGGCCCTTGATCCGCTCCCAGCGCCCATAGACGATGAGCGCATCGCCCGCTTGCAGGGGCTCGTCGGAGAAATCACCACGCACCTGCTCGCCGCGGCGGACCAGCACCAGCGGTTCCACACCGTAGTGGCGGCGCAGGGCGATCTCCTCCAGGGTCTGGCCGATGAGCGGCGCCCGCGGCGCGACCACCACCTCGGCGAAGCCGGCGGCATGGGCGCCGAGGCGCTCTTCGAAGGTTTCCGGGGCGGCGCGCAGCTCCAGGCCGAAGTCGCTGGCAAAGCGCCGCGCATCCGCCTCGTCGCCGATCACCGCCAGCACCTGCCCGCGCGCGAAATGGGCGTGCCGCCAGGGAGCGTAGAGCACTTCGCCGCCATCCTCCAAGGCTACCAGTGACAAATGGTAGCGCCCATGCATGCCGACCTCCTCGCGGGTCTTGCCGATCAGCGGGCTGCCGGCGGCCACGCGCAGCTCGAAGAGGGTGCCCGGCAGCTGATAGCTCTGCATGAGGGCCTGCTGCAGCTGGGTGCTGCTGCTGGTGCCGCCGGCGGCCGGCAGCACCAGCTTGCCGAAGAGCACGAAGTACAGGATGCCGGCGGCCAGCAGCGCCAGCCCGATGGGCGTGACGGCGAAGAGCCCGAAGGTTTCCTGGCCCCCGCTGCGCATGAGATCGTTGAGGATGATGAGCGGGCTCGAGCCCACCATGCTCAAGGTGCCGCCCAGGATGGCGGCGAAGCCCATGGGCATGAGCAGGCGCGAGGCGGGAATGCCGCTTTGCCGGGAGATGCGCATGAGCGCCGGCAGGAAGAGGGCGGCGGCGCCCACGTTCTGCATGAAGGCGGAGATGCCGCCCACGGTGGCGGAGACCAGCGCCGTCAGGCGCGACTCCCGCCCGCCGGCCAGCCGCAGGATGGGTCGGGTCACCCGCTGCATGACGCCGGTGCGGTCCACGCCGTAGCCGAGGATCATCACGGCGACGATGGAGATCACGGCGTTGCTCGCGAAGCCGGAAAACACTTCCTGCGGGCTGACCAGGCCCAGCCAGCCCAAGGCCAGCATCACCAGCACCGCCACCACGTCGACGCGCAGCAACTCAGTCACGAAGAGCAGGATGGTCACGGCGAGCACGCCGAGAACGAGCATGATTTCAGGCGTCATGGAAAGGGTGGCTCCGGATCGTGAAGCGGCTGCGGATGCCGCGTTACGCAACGGCGCATCGCTTGCAAAGAAACAAGCTTGCTTATATTGTTATTAGATAATTCAGGTGTGCCCATCCGCTAGCCGTGAGTATAATTATAAGGCATTTTCTCGAGCTTCATTTTTCAAGGAGACTTAGATGGCTGACAAACTGTTGATGATGATGGTGAACACGGATCCCTCCAACCCCCAGGAGCTGGGCGCGCCTTTCTTCCAGGCGACCGTGGCCGCCGCGATGGACTACGAAGTCGAAGTCATTCTGACCGCCCGCGCCGGCGAGCTGGCCAAGAAGGGCGTCGCCGAGAAACTGTTTGTCATGCCGGGCAGCCCCAAGAGCGTGTACGATTTCATCAAGGACGCCCATGAGGCCGGCGTGAAGTTCTACGCCTGCACGCCCACCTTGGAGCTGTGGAGCGCCACCAAGGAAGACCTGATCCCCGAAATCGAGGACGTGGTCGGCGGCGCTTACGTCATCGAACAGGCCATGGACGACGACGTCGTTACCTTTACCTATTAAGTAAAGGCCTGCATGGACAAGTCAACCCTGCCGGGCCCGGTATCCATCATCCACAGCCCGGCAGCCGTTGACGCAGCGGTGCGCGACATTGCTGCACGCATCAACGCCGACCTGGCGGCACTGGCGCCGGTCGAGCCTCCTCTGGTCATCTGTGTGCTTACGGGTGCCATCGTTTTCACGGGCATGCTGCTGCCCCATCTCGCCTTTCCCCTGGAACTCGATTACCTCCACGCGACGCGCTACGGCAGCGCCACGGTGGGCGGCGAGCTGCGCTGGATCGCCCGTCCCCGCAACAGCCTGAAGGACCGGGTGGTGATCCTCGTCGACGACATCCTCGACGAAGGCGTGACCTTGCACCAGATCCAGGCCCACTGCCGGGCCGAGGGCGCCAGCCGGGTGCTGACGGCGGTGCTCATCAACAAGGTTCGCCCACGCAGCCTGACGGTGCCGGTCGACTACATGGGGCTGAACGTGCCCGACGTGTACGTGTTCGGCTACGGGATGGACTGCAGCGGCCTATGGCGCAATGCCCCCGGGGTCTTTGCCCTGCACGAGGGCATCTCCGCCGAGGTAAATACATGAGTTTAGTCGGCATCATAGGCGGCAGCGGCCTGACCAAGCTGAAGAACCTGGAAATCGTTCACCGCCGCATCGTCCGCACACCCTACGGCGAGCCCTCCGGCCCGCTGACTTTCGGGCGTCTGGGCCACACGGAAGTGGTGTTTCTGGCGCGGCACGGCTACGGCCACACCATCCCGCCGCACCAGGTCAACTATCGGGCCAACATCTGGGCCCTGCACTACGTGGGCGTGCGCCAGATCATCGCCGTCGCCGCCGTGGGCGGCATCGCGGAGGCGATGCAGGCGGGCGTCATCGCCTGTCCGGACCAGTTGATCGACTACACCCACGGCCGCCATCACACCTTCTTTGAAGGCGGCGACAAGCAGGTGGTCCACATCGATTTCAGCTTTCCCTACTGCGAGCGGCTGCGCCTCGACTACCGGGCGGCGGCGGAGCAGCTCGGCAAGCCGCTGCTCATGGCCGGCGTCTACGCCGCCACCCAGGGCCCGCGCCTGGAGACGGCCGCAGAAATCCGCCGCATCGAGCGCGACGGCGGCGACATGGTCGGCATGACCGGTTCGCCCGAGGCGCAGCTGGCCCGCGAACTGGGCCTGTGCTACGCCCCCATTTGCCTGGTGGTCAACCCGGCGGCGGGCAAGACCGAGGGCGTGATCAGTCTGGAGAGCCTGCAGGAGGTCATGGTCGAGGGCATGGGGCGGGTGCGCCAATTGCTGGAAACCATCGTGCCCCTGACCAGCCACCACGAGGGTCCCTGCCAGTATTGCGCGCCCTCGGCCGCCCAGGCGATGAGCATGCAGACCCAGCAGACGGGCAGCGAAGAGGTGCTCGATTCCTACAGCAGCGGCAACAGCAGCATACCGAATTGACGGGGCGCGGTTGCGCTGGATTGAGCCGGGGCGGTGGGCGTGCAGTCGTGGCTTGGGCTGAGCGGCGCGAAGCCCAACGGGGTTAGGAGCGGGTTGTGCCCGCGGGTTGGGTGTCGGGGGTTGCCCGACGGCAACCTGCTTTGCCACTCCCGCTGGTCGCTCTCGCTGCGCTCGCGAAAACGGGCAGGGCCCGTTTCCTGAGGCGCCATAGGCGCCGACAGCGCTGCGGTAAACTCCCTTGGTCGTTTTGCCGATCACTGCGTTCGCTTTCGCTACGCTCACGAAACTTCGCTGCGCTCGTTTTGCCGCTCCCGTTTTCCCGCCCCGCGCAGGCGCGGGGTGCCCGGCGCGACTTGCGGGACAACGGGGTGGAAAACCCAGAACCTCGGAACCCACTGCACGGTGCAGCAGCATCGCGTGGGCCTGCCCCAATACCCTCTCCATTTGAGAGCGGGCAGGATGAGGGCTGTAGGAGCGAGCTTGCTCGCGATTTCATCTACCGGCAGAGCGGCTCGCGAGCAAGCTCGCTCCTACAGCCCGTGAACCAACGCGGCCAGGCACGCTGCCGGAGCATTGATGGCGCGGCGCTCGCCTGCCACGAACACCCTCTCCCTCGGTGAGAGGCCGGGATGAGGGGGCGGTGCGGCGAACGCCCCCAGGGCCATGCGGCTGGACCGGACATGGGCGCGAGCTGACTCGCGCTTCCCTGCCGGGCGCTCCAATCCATCGCGAGCCAGCCCACGCCTGTATACCCTCACTTGGCATTCGCCGCATACCCGCTCCCCAGCCTGGACTCCCGTTCAGCATTCTGCGCCTGCTCCATCCCCCATCAGCGCCAGCACGCCGTCCAGGCCCGTGTGCTGGATGCTGTAGTCGGCCTGGGCGCGGACCACGGGTTTGGCGCGGTAGGCGATGCCGAGGCCGGCTTTCTGCAGCATGGGCAGGTCGTTGGCGCCGTCGCCCATGGCGATGCAGCGGCTCAGCGCCAGGCCATTTTCCCGGGCCAGGGCTTCCAGGATGCGGGCCTTGCCCTGGGCGTCCACGATTTCGCCCAGGACGCGGCCGGTCAGCTTGCCGCCCTTGATTTCCAGCGTATTGGCGAAGGCGTAATCCAGCCCCAGCCGCGCCTTCAGCCGGTCGGTGAAGAAGGTGAAGCCGCCGGACACCACGCCCACCCGGCAACCCTGGGCGCGCAGGCCGGCCACCAGCCGTTCGGCGCCGGGATTCAGCCGCAGGCGTTCCTGATAAACCCGCTCCAGCATGCTCTCCGGCAGGCCTGCAAGCAGGGCCACGCGCGCCTTGAGGCTGGCGGCGAAGTCCAACTCGCCCTGCATGGCCCGCTCGGTGATGGCG
This DNA window, taken from Thermithiobacillus tepidarius DSM 3134, encodes the following:
- a CDS encoding SLC13 family permease; protein product: MTPEIMLVLGVLAVTILLFVTELLRVDVVAVLVMLALGWLGLVSPQEVFSGFASNAVISIVAVMILGYGVDRTGVMQRVTRPILRLAGGRESRLTALVSATVGGISAFMQNVGAAALFLPALMRISRQSGIPASRLLMPMGFAAILGGTLSMVGSSPLIILNDLMRSGGQETFGLFAVTPIGLALLAAGILYFVLFGKLVLPAAGGTSSSTQLQQALMQSYQLPGTLFELRVAAGSPLIGKTREEVGMHGRYHLSLVALEDGGEVLYAPWRHAHFARGQVLAVIGDEADARRFASDFGLELRAAPETFEERLGAHAAGFAEVVVAPRAPLIGQTLEEIALRRHYGVEPLVLVRRGEQVRGDFSDEPLQAGDALIVYGRWERIKGLADEQNFVPVTPVQAELMDESKANLALLCFAGAIGLALAGVQLSLALMSGALAMVLLRVLPMDEAYKAVDWRTVFLLAGLIPLGLAMEKSGAAVYVATQLMSWLHGAHVLLLLLAVAVLATLFSLFMSNVAATVLLVPLVISMGQMAGIDPRALALLVGICASNSFFLPTHQVNALLMGPGGYRNADFMRAGGIMSVLFIVIAVGMSYLLYL
- a CDS encoding S-methyl-5'-thioinosine phosphorylase, with product MSLVGIIGGSGLTKLKNLEIVHRRIVRTPYGEPSGPLTFGRLGHTEVVFLARHGYGHTIPPHQVNYRANIWALHYVGVRQIIAVAAVGGIAEAMQAGVIACPDQLIDYTHGRHHTFFEGGDKQVVHIDFSFPYCERLRLDYRAAAEQLGKPLLMAGVYAATQGPRLETAAEIRRIERDGGDMVGMTGSPEAQLARELGLCYAPICLVVNPAAGKTEGVISLESLQEVMVEGMGRVRQLLETIVPLTSHHEGPCQYCAPSAAQAMSMQTQQTGSEEVLDSYSSGNSSIPN
- a CDS encoding GGDEF domain-containing protein is translated as MPASSRSPAELARQTLTRLAALRLPPTPAHYARIYAEVAGEPAPPAGPEPAALLGEMLRDAAARHPELAGVLQELEQWRSTANWQPLLERLLQGLAFSAGPAGVWGDLCKRLVREWERRQAGLTYLQKQEALDRLVSSRGADPQGFALALATLLQQWAALPERSPAVFPPTPSEVSEAAAGPGGRLRRLLPYGPQASPAAQVEAFQQWREVLVQALRFGVVPRLGCWPHLQSEAERLLRAAERVDDGAALAAFARELKQFWIRIELQGNVDAQLQEGLIALLRLFTENITELLIEDQWLAGQMASIQGLIQPPLDLSALKRVEEQFKEVIYKQGFLKQSILEAREALKSMAGLVIGSIEQVSLATGEYYQLVQAWAAELERTEDLNEINRILRDILQQSKGIEEQTRRLHTELLAARQQVESAEGRIRSLEQELEEVSQLIQEDPLTGVLNRRGMASAFAREFSRAQRLRTPLSVALLDIDHFKSLNDSYGHDLGDQVLKHLVKVFGGALRPTDILARSGGEEFVILLPDTDLDRAEQVLTRLQQVLARAPFPHNGSPLPITFSAGIARWHAPESMESLLERADQAMYQAKKAGRNRVMAANQAGPLSAGSS
- a CDS encoding DsrE/DsrF/DrsH-like family protein, coding for MADKLLMMMVNTDPSNPQELGAPFFQATVAAAMDYEVEVILTARAGELAKKGVAEKLFVMPGSPKSVYDFIKDAHEAGVKFYACTPTLELWSATKEDLIPEIEDVVGGAYVIEQAMDDDVVTFTY
- a CDS encoding hypoxanthine-guanine phosphoribosyltransferase gives rise to the protein MDKSTLPGPVSIIHSPAAVDAAVRDIAARINADLAALAPVEPPLVICVLTGAIVFTGMLLPHLAFPLELDYLHATRYGSATVGGELRWIARPRNSLKDRVVILVDDILDEGVTLHQIQAHCRAEGASRVLTAVLINKVRPRSLTVPVDYMGLNVPDVYVFGYGMDCSGLWRNAPGVFALHEGISAEVNT
- a CDS encoding Hsp20/alpha crystallin family protein → MANITQRPAGRQVARGMADPFDQIFESMMPAFFRPVRMTELMGEGVGRAPSIDIVDRDNEIVVKADIPGIKKEDLDIQVQGNQVFISGQVQDESEQEQGNYLYRERRFGSFSRSIQLPEEVDSNQAKATCHDGILELVLPKAESAKRKKIEIQ